From the Endozoicomonas sp. Mp262 genome, the window GTGATTGGCTGCCTTCTGTTTAAGCATTGAAAAAATAGCTGCCTACTACTTTCCCCGGTTGGCAAGCTGAAGAAGCTCGGTCAATTTGAGACTTTCACCCTTTTTAACTATCTGTGCGCAATGAATTACCTGACAGCCAATCCATTTTCCATGGCTAGAAAAAAAATATCGTCTCCGGAAGAAAGAGGTGGTATTGAACATTACCTGAATGAAGAACTATGGCAAATTATCCTCGAATACACTGATCAACTTCCTCAAGAATCAAGACGAGAAGCTGCTGAATATAACCGGCTGCGCTACATTATGCGCCTCTTTTATTTTACCGGGGGGAGAATTACAGAGCTTGCCAGCGCCTGTATGGGGGATTTCTATATGAGAGACAATAACTGGTGGCTTAAAATAAAGGGGAAGTGTAACCGCATTGAAAGAATACCTGCCCACAAGGAGATGATAGAAGCATTACAGGTTTATCGGTCGAGTCATGGGTTCACTGACCTTCCTGCGAGAAATGAGAAAACCCCTTTGATAATGGCGTTATTTCAGCAGCGTAGAGTGGGTGTAAATATGATTTACCGCATTATCAAAAAACATTTTCAGGATATTGCAGCTGTTATAAAAACAAAACATCCGAACTATGCCTACACACTACAGAGTGCAACACCTCACTGGATCAGGCATACAGCCATATCACATCTGACAAACAAAAATGTAAAGCCCCAGCATGTGCAAAAATTTGCACGACACAGTAATGCTAATAGCACGGCAAAGTATCAGCATTTTGAGGAGGTATGCTGGCATAAAGCAACACAAATATTGGGTTCATAAAAAAACGACAGAAAAAATTTGACGGACGACCGGTCATTTTCTATTTTTCATAGGGTTACATCCTTATGTATTTTAATGATACAAAAAATGAACTCGACTTTAGAGTTACCAAAGAACAATAGTACGATTTTCATCTGAAATCGGTTAATAGCAACCATCTCCAAACAAAATACAAAGATGGTTGCTATGCTCACTTCAGATCATAAAGAGATCCTCCGGGAGCTTGCCTTATATACAACGTTTCTTGCTTCAGCGCTATCCCCAACAGCAGTACCTACGTTCTGCGAACTTCTTTTTGGCTGCATGCTATCCGGGCAAGGCTTTGTCACTCAGGCGCTGTTATCTATTAATAACTTTCAATGCGTATGGAGCAGTTACCACCATTGGCTCTCTCAAGGCAAGTGGCGGTGGAGGAGCCTCGCATGCCGGCTCATTCAGCTGGTATGCTCAAAAGTACCACGGGGTGAACTTATCAACATTGGTCTTGATGATTGGGTGGTGGAGCGTTTTTCTGACAAGGCTCCCGCTTGCCGAACCCATCACCAGCACAGTAAAAAAAGGAACCGGCCAACGTATATCTGGGGACAATGCTGGGTATCCCTGGCTGTTGTATTTGAGCGGGCTAAAGATGAAGTATTTACTGCCATCCCTGTGCTTTCCTTTCCATCTCCTGCTTCAGGCAATGCCAGTAAGCTAAAAATCGCTGTTGCCATGCTAAAAGTAGTGAGGCAAGAGGTGAAGGTGCAAGGACTGCGCTTGCTGACAGACTGTTGGTATATGAACTGGACGCTAATGCAACCCGTTCTGGAAATGGGCTATGAAGTAGTAGGGCAAATCCCGTTAAACCGGGCATTGTATGCCTTACCGTTGGAGTCCACTGCAAAAAAACGTGGGCGACCCAAAAAGTATGGCATCAAAATGACGCCCCCGGAAGTGGAGAAGCTACCGGAATATCAAACAACCGTAAGAATATACGGCAGATTTCGAAAGATACGTTATCGCACCCGGGTATGTCGGGCTCGCTTCCTGAAAGGCCGCAAGGTTCGGGTTGTCTGGGGTCGGTTTGAAAATGATAAAGGACTGACAGAAAGCCGTATATTCATTGCAACCAATACTGGACTTGAAGGTATAGACATCCTTCGTATTTATGCGAAAAGATGGCCGGTTGAACCCATGTTTCAGCAAATTAAACATTCATTTGGTTGCCGCCAGTTATGGCAGCAAAAGCTGAGAACTCTGTTGCGGTGGATGCATCTGAAGATGGCTGGATACGCATTATTGCAACTGTTGACCGTCTGTAAAAATCAAGCAAGCGTGGGCATTTCAAGGATTCCTTGGCGGGATCAGGATACAACCACCGCTGGCATGCTAAGATTTGCCAGCAATTCCCGCAAACCAGATTCCGGCTGGCACATTTTCAGTTAATTAAAAATGATTTTATCGCGGATGAACAGAGCCAGACTGCTGCTATATCGGCAGTCGGTTTTAATGACAGGTAACACAGGTCACAGGGCTAACATCAACGCTCTATGTCGTATCGACAGTCAGCAACTTCAAGCTCACACTTCGCCCTTCAATGATAGCTGTAAATACGTCTGTCCAGTTATCAATGCAGAACCAGTCAAACAGCCCTCGTATGGCATGCCAGAATGCCTTTTTAGACTTTTTTATCTTGAGCGCTTCCTGGAAGAGCTTGCAAGACAGTTGTTCTATCTGGTTGATGAGGAAGGCCGTAAAAGTCAGGCATGCCAGATTGCTGGCCAGATGCTGCTTTCCGTGCCCGTAATTGTGTTCGAGATGGTAGCCCTGTGTTTTCAGTGTATTGAACGTTTCGTTTTCAATTTTCCATTTAGCGCGTGCTCCTCGCATGAATTTATTCACGTTCTCGGCTGAAAGCTCAATGTCCGTGACCCAGGTGTTGACGTACTTCTTGTTGCCCTCTGGATCAATTTCTATATATTCGAGAAAGTTAACCAGCACATCCGGGTGTGACTTGTTAATGGGGGCACCATTCACAAACCGGAACCAGTGCGTAAACCCTTTATCATCGGTATATTCATAGCGCACCACTTTGTCTGCACAATCCAGCTCATCGACGGCCTGGTATAACGACTCATGGGTTGAATCCTTTGCCACCATAATGAAGCTATAGCCAAAGGACTTTACCAACTTGATGGTCGGTCCATCTGAGTACAGGTCATCAAAAGTCAGAACCAGTGGCAGGTGCGGATGCTCTCTGGATAAATTCGCCAATAGCCGCTTGAGCGCTACCTTCTCACAATCATTCTTTGACGCATCAACTT encodes:
- a CDS encoding site-specific integrase, giving the protein MARKKISSPEERGGIEHYLNEELWQIILEYTDQLPQESRREAAEYNRLRYIMRLFYFTGGRITELASACMGDFYMRDNNWWLKIKGKCNRIERIPAHKEMIEALQVYRSSHGFTDLPARNEKTPLIMALFQQRRVGVNMIYRIIKKHFQDIAAVIKTKHPNYAYTLQSATPHWIRHTAISHLTNKNVKPQHVQKFARHSNANSTAKYQHFEEVCWHKATQILGS
- a CDS encoding transposase — encoded protein: MVAMLTSDHKEILRELALYTTFLASALSPTAVPTFCELLFGCMLSGQGFVTQALLSINNFQCVWSSYHHWLSQGKWRWRSLACRLIQLVCSKVPRGELINIGLDDWVVERFSDKAPACRTHHQHSKKRNRPTYIWGQCWVSLAVVFERAKDEVFTAIPVLSFPSPASGNASKLKIAVAMLKVVRQEVKVQGLRLLTDCWYMNWTLMQPVLEMGYEVVGQIPLNRALYALPLESTAKKRGRPKKYGIKMTPPEVEKLPEYQTTVRIYGRFRKIRYRTRVCRARFLKGRKVRVVWGRFENDKGLTESRIFIATNTGLEGIDILRIYAKRWPVEPMFQQIKHSFGCRQLWQQKLRTLLRWMHLKMAGYALLQLLTVCKNQASVGISRIPWRDQDTTTAGMLRFASNSRKPDSGWHIFS
- a CDS encoding transposase; the encoded protein is MPLTKPRTIAEKLLKIVSDEAGQIPDFRKKSQHDKIVLHDAVMSGLAVMHLKYPSLLAFDQDCVNNPDRLKNLKSMYNVSCVPSDTYLRDLIDPIETRYLRKFFTRLFAFVQRSGRLKQFTYFEEGYLAPIDGTGHFCSGKISCPECCVKKPGSKNPQYYHQLLACCLVKPGKKEVLPLMPEPIIKQVDASKNDCEKVALKRLLANLSREHPHLPLVLTFDDLYSDGPTIKLVKSFGYSFIMVAKDSTHESLYQAVDELDCADKVVRYEYTDDKGFTHWFRFVNGAPINKSHPDVLVNFLEYIEIDPEGNKKYVNTWVTDIELSAENVNKFMRGARAKWKIENETFNTLKTQGYHLEHNYGHGKQHLASNLACLTFTAFLINQIEQLSCKLFQEALKIKKSKKAFWHAIRGLFDWFCIDNWTDVFTAIIEGRSVSLKLLTVDTT